In Paraburkholderia terrae, a genomic segment contains:
- a CDS encoding AEC family transporter, producing the protein MLNTILNGLLPVAFVIMLGWLSVRIGLLKHDDASVLATLVIRFALPFALFEGAVKTSPDKLHNAGFALCLTLGLMGTYVIALGVGRYVFRHDLRTATMQALVCAFPDMAYFGAPILAAVFGPEGFLAVLVGNLVTSIFMLPLTIVLTGLGDKNAMGKGQPDVLRVFGQSIARAVINPIVWLPISGMVLSFCHVTLPGPVLTSVDLIAKAAGGTSLFALGLMLYGERFVLNANVLANLGIKNFLQPALMALGAVLFGVVGAPAHQAVITGAVPTATAAAMFALKSNTYTRDATATILVSTILGVVTEGLLIAYFF; encoded by the coding sequence TTGCTCAACACCATTCTCAATGGGCTGTTGCCGGTTGCGTTCGTCATCATGCTCGGGTGGCTCTCAGTTCGCATCGGCTTGTTGAAGCATGACGATGCCAGCGTGCTGGCAACCCTGGTGATCCGGTTTGCGCTACCTTTTGCGCTGTTTGAAGGCGCGGTCAAGACCTCGCCGGACAAGCTGCACAATGCCGGCTTTGCGCTGTGCCTGACACTCGGTTTGATGGGTACGTATGTCATTGCGCTAGGCGTCGGCCGCTATGTGTTCAGGCATGACCTGCGCACCGCCACCATGCAGGCACTGGTGTGTGCTTTTCCCGACATGGCTTACTTCGGCGCGCCGATTCTCGCCGCGGTGTTCGGGCCGGAGGGATTTCTGGCCGTGCTGGTCGGCAATCTCGTCACCAGCATTTTCATGCTGCCGCTGACCATCGTGCTGACCGGACTGGGCGACAAGAATGCGATGGGAAAGGGGCAGCCAGACGTGTTGCGGGTATTCGGACAAAGTATCGCGCGCGCCGTCATCAATCCCATTGTCTGGCTGCCGATATCTGGCATGGTGCTGAGTTTCTGCCATGTCACGCTGCCCGGCCCGGTGTTGACCTCCGTCGACCTGATCGCAAAGGCGGCCGGCGGCACGTCGCTATTCGCACTCGGATTAATGCTCTATGGCGAGCGCTTTGTGCTCAACGCCAACGTCCTGGCGAACCTGGGTATCAAGAACTTTCTGCAACCCGCCTTGATGGCGCTCGGCGCCGTATTGTTCGGGGTAGTGGGCGCACCGGCTCACCAGGCCGTTATCACGGGCGCCGTGCCGACTGCGACCGCGGCCGCCATGTTCGCGCTCAAGAGCAATACCTACACGCGCGACGCCACCGCGACGATCCTGGTCAGCACGATTCTCGGCGTCGTAACCGAGGGACTGCTGATCGCGTATTTTTTCTGA